From a single Bos indicus isolate NIAB-ARS_2022 breed Sahiwal x Tharparkar chromosome 11, NIAB-ARS_B.indTharparkar_mat_pri_1.0, whole genome shotgun sequence genomic region:
- the FAM78A gene encoding protein FAM78A isoform X2 has translation MNDNFYPSVTWAVPVSESNVAKLTNIYRDQSFITWLVATNTSTNDMIILQTLHWRMQLSIEVNPTRPLGQRARLREPIAQDQPKILSKNEPIPPSALVKPNANDAQVLMWRPKFGPPLVVIPPKHR, from the coding sequence ATGAACGATAACTTCTACCCCAGCGTCACGTGGGCCGTGCCCGTCAGTGAGAGCAACGTGGCCAAACTGACCAACATCTACCGGGACCAGAGCTTCATCACGTGGCTGGTGGCCACCAACACCTCGACCAACGACATGATCATCCTGCAGACCCTGCACTGGCGCATGCAGCTGAGCATCGAGGTGAACCCCACCCGGCCCCTGGGCCAGCGCGCCCGGCTCCGGGAGCCCATTGCCCAGGACCAGCCCAAAATCCTGAGCAAGAACGAGCCCATCCCACCCAGCGCCCTGGTCAAGCCCAACGCCAACGACGCTCAGGTCCTCATGTGGCGCCCCAAGTTTGGGCCGCCCCTGGTGGTGATCCCGCCCAAGCACCGGTAG
- the FAM78A gene encoding protein FAM78A isoform X1, with amino-acid sequence MPSFPWDCWSSLEIRVVLCAMGCIQSIGGKARVFREGITVIDVKASIDPIPTSIDESSSVVLRYRTPHFRASAQVVMPPIPKKETWIVGWIQACSHMEFYNQYGEQGMSSWELPDLQEGKIEAISDSDGVNYPWYGNTTETCTIVGPTKRNSKFIISMNDNFYPSVTWAVPVSESNVAKLTNIYRDQSFITWLVATNTSTNDMIILQTLHWRMQLSIEVNPTRPLGQRARLREPIAQDQPKILSKNEPIPPSALVKPNANDAQVLMWRPKFGPPLVVIPPKHR; translated from the exons ATGCCCAGCTTCCCCTGGGACTGCTGGTCTTCCCTGGAGATCAGAGTGGTCCTGTGTGCCATGGGCTGCATTCAGAGCATCGGAGGCAAAGCCAGAGTCTTCCGGGAAGGCATCACGGTGATCGATGTGAAGGCCTCTATCGACCCCATCCCCACCAGCATCGATGAGTCCTCCAGCGTGGTGCTCCGCTACCGGACACCCCACTTCCGTGCCTCGGCCCAGGTGGTCATGCCGCCCATCCCCAAGAAGGAGACCTGGATAGTCGGCTGGATCCAGGCGTGCAGCCACATGGAGTTCTACAACCAGTATGGGGAGCAGGGCAT GTCCAGCTGGGAGCTCCCGGACCTCCAGGAAGGCAAGATCGAGGCCATCAGCGACTCGGACGGGGTGAACTACCCGTGGTACGGCAACACCACAGAGACCTGCACCATCGTGGGCCCCACCAAGAGAAACTCCAAGTTCATCATCAGCATGAACGATAACTTCTACCCCAGCGTCACGTGGGCCGTGCCCGTCAGTGAGAGCAACGTGGCCAAACTGACCAACATCTACCGGGACCAGAGCTTCATCACGTGGCTGGTGGCCACCAACACCTCGACCAACGACATGATCATCCTGCAGACCCTGCACTGGCGCATGCAGCTGAGCATCGAGGTGAACCCCACCCGGCCCCTGGGCCAGCGCGCCCGGCTCCGGGAGCCCATTGCCCAGGACCAGCCCAAAATCCTGAGCAAGAACGAGCCCATCCCACCCAGCGCCCTGGTCAAGCCCAACGCCAACGACGCTCAGGTCCTCATGTGGCGCCCCAAGTTTGGGCCGCCCCTGGTGGTGATCCCGCCCAAGCACCGGTAG